Within Topomyia yanbarensis strain Yona2022 chromosome 2, ASM3024719v1, whole genome shotgun sequence, the genomic segment ctttttcgaaaactATAAATCAATTCAACTAGCTTAGGAGAAGTTATTACACTTTCAATGAAGTgatatctgagtcagttttgcctAACAGCACATGGTGATAAATCGAACATAATTTTTTGCGAAATTATGGTCGGGTGTGAAATAGCTTCTCTTAAGAAAGTTGGATTGACTTGCATTCTTCGACAAAGCTGTAGACAATAGAATTATGACTTTTTGGTGGTATTCAATGCGGAAAACAAATCACAATGATGAGttaaggggagcgtctggtgtaaagtgctcaaaacgaaagttattttgttgtacgattttgaaggcaaggcaacaatagatattttgtgtaatgttaggaTCTCTTTAGACTTTTATTGTGcacgcaaaaaaaatattttcagtcacacagagccacacatacgagcgttccaagagtagacgtccaactatTTCCAAGTCGAGGAGCGTCGCGGCGAACACGGTAACtttcgataaaattgtctgatacgggaaattctgttttgtaaagcttagacttgtagttactcgatgaataacaaaaaataggaaaagtttgagtttcgaaaaatggcttcatgaaaaccgaaaaatttcatattttactaTAAAACtctctcatttttcttcaaaataatagggagaaaatttttctgtggttcatcgacagagtttttgagttatcgtgttcgccaatttgaaaaacgcggttttgagaaaaacgctattaaagggtgtcccacattaaattgcatcacggaaaaacactgtagaaaattacccattgggtattttctctagaaaatttgggtagaagtagtttggaGTGTATCATCAACACTGTATTTtcatcgctgtcagtttttcgaaaattgttgccgataggttgaaatctgcgtgtattATAGAAAATTCGCGCGTGGAATgaatggctgtttaaaacaaaagatattcagcgtggccaccgaaaTTTCGGAAGACCTTTCTAgaggctcaatactaacaattaaacgGATGAAAAAGAAGGTTATTAATTTTGTCTTCTAccccagacgcccccttaaacgaaagcaattatgtgaaaagaTCACTCCAAAGGTCGGACTCGAATATGTAACCTTTGGGACTCCGGCCTAATGCACAAACCTTTGTGCTATCCCTAGGCATAAAGGTTTGCGCATTGTACCGGAGTCGCAAGAGTTGTAGGTTCGAATCCGGCCGCTGAGGTGATTTTTTCGcataattgcttttgtttaattCACAATTTCTGTTTGCCCCGTTGGATTCCACCAAAAAGTGTTAAATAAGATACCAACGTCAAAAcccaaaaaataaattaattgaaaaaacatctttcttattttcactagcTTGTGCACGTAACCGGTTCATGTACGACCCGTCAGTACGTGAACTGATCTGGAGGAGCCATAAGACCTGGCTCACGTCCCTTCATGGCCACACTCGCAGGGTTTATAACCAACTTGAACCACTCGCCCATATCTTGCTAGTTGGTGTTGCCAGCTTGCTGTTTTATTCGCCACTTTCTCTGAAGTTCCGACATCCATCGCCTTTTTGTACGCTTGGCATATTAAGCCTCTCGTTATGTGATCTTTCCCACTTTCCTTTGTGCAGAGCATGCACATCGGTTGCTTCATGCAGTCTTTTTCAACGTGACTCTTCTCGCCACATGTTCTGCACAGAAAAGATCAACTGACCAAAGCCCATGCATTTAAAGCATCTTTCCATTTGTTTGGAAGCTCTAGGGACCGCTTTCAATGAACACAGTTTTTCTACCacatggaaaaaaatgttcccaaaatcgtgaataaagtgccatgaattctggaacaatcacgtttttacgttacgaaaacaggaccatgaccaaaaatcatggcttttataattatgttcaattttccttcagtaacgctttcatttgtggaaatatttgattttgttttgtgaacttcagtcacggtttccgccaagaactagttcacaacattatgaacattattcataaaaccaaaggttgactcatgatttttttcatagttataggaacaatagttcacaacatcgaaatattctggttattttttcgtgaactatttcacgaaattcggaattttattcaggaacccattcaattctcgtgaactaattcatgatctctaatatattagtctcaatccaatatccgtgctcgtgaaacggttcacaaaatcatcaaatattattcatgctttcgtgaactggatcatgattcctaatatattagttacgattcaatatccgtgctcgtaaaatagttcacgacatcatgaaatattattgacgtattcgtgaaccggttcatgatacctagtaaattagtcacaacttaccatttgttttcgtgaaatagttcacgaaatcataaaatattattcatgtattcgtgaactggttcatgattcctagtacatgatttacgaactatctagtatctatttgcgtgcttgtgatatttagaagatatccctaatcatttacaatttcatgcaacatgataatgaaatttttacgtgaactctatcacaaaagttggagtatttttcgtgcaatcatttttgtaccatacactttttaatgaaataccCAGTTGCTatcgaccagtaataggtacgagcagtagatataataaaaatattagaacctcgaacatcgttattcatttgataaggttcattgtgatgtccggacagaaaacgaaaactgcactgagaacctcaaatagtgtgcgtgatatagttgacaaaaccagatatcgcgaatgagtcttattttaatgatccagttcatattgtcacgttattccgagtaaaaaaaccattagtaatcaaaaaataatagatcacgataaggcgaagagaatttacgaataccatgataaaaccactgatatcatgaacattagttacattactctttgaaagtaagctctaaaataaaatatcatgacaacatgaacagaaattacgaaaatcgtgaataagatcctgaaatcatgaacacaaatcacacaactagtgacaaaaatatctaaaatcgtgaccaagatcctgaaatcatgaacatgaattgctctatacatgactaaaatatcacgataacatgaacagatgTTACAacaatcgcgactaagatcctgaaatcatgagcacaaaatgcacaactcgtgacaaaaatattcaaaatcatgATAAAGATCATGAACTCATgtacatgaatcactctacttatgactaaaatatcacgataacgtgaataaaaattacgagcatcgcgactaagatcttgaaatcatgaacaacgtttgactgtcgactgtgtattcccaaatcatgaacaagaatcacaacaaaaactaaacaacaacagtaacccaaccaaacattctaatgtaacgccatgtatatattcggggcgaactggtttttagaaaacacaaatagtttcatgaatatgaggtttgttattcataatttcaggaactttgtcacggccagttcatgaaatcgtcaccttttgttcatgactttatgaacggatttttttccgtgcagtAGCTACGGTCGCAGAAAACCGTATCGATGCCGTCTGCGTGCCGCCGTACGCTTTCCTCACCTGGATTACCATTGGTGTATCTTCCAGATCACATTGTTCCTTCAGGACACTTCTCAGCTCAGTATCTCCTGATGTTATCTCGTCCAGGTTCCTGCACTCAAGCACTATCTCGTGGGCTAGGGCCCTTATAGTTGCctcctcgcctggcgacttttCAATGAGTGTCTTGAAGGCGCTCTTGACCGTTGGGTTTTTCTTCAATTCGCAGAGCATCTCACCTTTTTGAGTCAGACGGGTTTTCAACACATTTTCAGTGCTTCAACTCCGGATCAACTTTCCGAAGGAGCTCAGCGTATGTCCATCTTTCCTTCATCTCGACGATTAAAAGCTTCACCCCTATATCGCTCAATGGGGCTTAGACATATGTCTTTCTTTTCCTTCTGAAGTTTTTACTTCGCCTTTTGTTTTACGACCGTTCGCCAACCGCTTGCTTACTTCCGATCGAATTCTTGCTCATTCTTCGGTTTTTTCTTCTCTTCCTCCTCTCCAGGTGTCTCTCTTTTCCGTTTCTTGCATCGTGGATTCTGGCACTCTTTGTCGTTTCTTCTGCTTCCTCAGATACTGTTTTCGCCTGGGACTCGTTAAATGTTTTTTCCGCGTGCTCAGCATGATCTGCTTTCGTTCAACGACATTCATGGCGAACTTAATGGCCATCacaagattttttatttttttttttatttttgattatagaagttttaaccttagggtcattcgcctcttttcaggTTAGATaaacctctttttggaaaaaatctcttacgctatgtgcggggttgggaatcgaacccaggtgagctacgtacagggcaatcgatttatcaactacgctatacCCGTCCCCTTCATGACTAGATTCTTAATCTTAGTGTGGTTCTCTCAAGCTGCAGGCCTCTTTGCGTTATTACCAGTTTTAAGTATAAACGTCCAGTTCGACACAAAGCCTATGGCTCCTTAGAGCGCATGTCACTAATCGAACTCGAGGTGGCCACCCGGTTCGATAATGACGATCTCGCAAGTTTTCCGCTTCTCCGCCTACTGCTAGGATGCAGCCGCCGTcgttattttttgtattttttgctctatttgtttTTAATCTTTTAGCTCCGTGCttcttcatttttttgggtCCCACTCCAgaccgctatctccactcgttgtACATAATACCTCtcgtgatcccatgattatctatgcaaGTTGGGAGGTCATGttagggttgacactatccttcatgggtaATTGTGTTTAGATTCGGATCAGCGTAAAATCGGGAATGgtccaaccgaacctagtatcaccaactaaatggtgacgagttttgaacgtaccAGGAGACCTGTCAGGGTTTTGAAGGGACTGAGACAGCAGTGCTGTTGaacccactcgccatttcaattCGGTGTCATCCTTCTTTATTCAGGAAGTAGAttagcacgcctgtcagcccaaagtcgccatcCGATTCGTGATCTGTTTCCTGTACGTTGTAATTCGTAACAGCCAGTATGTcgtaatcaggatgttactggcgtcgatcctaatgtgccggttggcacttctgttgggctagagtgcttttattgctaagatctttGATTACTGAAATCttgggatcttagcagaagccgcacagactcgcttcgtcggagcttcGTTCGGAATTATGACTTTTTAGAGGTTTGGCAGTAGCGGTGGGGAGGGGGTTCGATGAGCCCCTGGACTCTTGTCCCTTTTGCCCCATCGCCAagtggctgtgtatgtgtatgttaGTATGTGaccggttactcggagatgggcAAACGGATTTAATCAAACTAAGTCTCAAATTAAAGATAAAACGTTCCCAtatgctgctattgaatttcataagAATTTCTTGCGTAACTGCATTCTTCAACTTGTAGCTTCGGAAGCGAAAGTCGGATTTATtccgggttgaagagtgcggtcattcatgacattcccatataaatcagtATCAGCATATTATcaaaaaggtgcaaaacttcataaaataagTTCTAAATTGATTGAATTTGTAGTTTTAGCTCACTGATGTCCACGCTTCGGACaccttcggcggaaccggaagcttcgggaaagtgaATAAGTTCCTGAATTAAATTCACATCTGCTTTTCAAAAATGCTTGACTCGCtttctcaaatttagtctcaaatcaaAGCTACAGCATCCCTATTGACTGCTCTGTAATTTAATTGGGATCGGAgctctggttcctgtgttacgggttggtgtatgcggtcacatgcgaaattctcatataaaccgttcatatatataaaaatgatgcaaaactaattgaaatgaactctaaattgcttgaaattgttcATCCAGAGCactaatttaaaatcaaattctGTTTGACTACATTGAAAATCATACATTGAAATGGTCAAGTTCCGTAATTATATTCTCACCTGTTTCTGTTTTgcggttgagtattgcgtcgccactCAGCTCTGAAGACACCGCATACTAGCCCCGGTCTTCTCTACACTTTTTTCTTCAAAGTGAGTCTGCGTCTACTTACGTGGTAGTCTTGGGATACGTGCTAGgtgaaataagaatgtaatagacatttccacaattccattgaacaaaaccagctagctaatgaatcatagtttggataaatgagaaaggtgcaattgcaccactaggtagattaaaacaggttttaataCATCATATTGAACAGCTAAATTACTATTCAAAAACTACGTTTATCGGTTAATTTTTGATACCACTACTGGTCTAGTATGACGACGGAATCATGGCTTCCAACTTCTACAGATCGATTTGAAACAAATCGAGTTTTCAAAAACTCCTAATTTCGTGTACCCAAAGAACCTACAATGGCCTGCGACCTAAAAAGAAAGACATTCAATATTCCATACATCATTTTGGATTTTACTTAAAAACTTATGTGCTTTAGTAGTCAACTTGAAATTacattacatatttcaaatattcCGTTCTTTCCCATCCACAGGAAATCGCCCGCGAGCTGCGAAAATTCGACTACAGCAGCTTCAAGGATGAGGTACTGAAGCGCAAAATCGAAAAGATGACTCAGCTGGGCTACGCGGCGCTACCGGAGGAAAAGTTCACCCAACTGTTGGATTCCATTTCGGGCATGTCGGAGAACTACGCCACGGTAAAGGTGTGCGATTACAAAATCCGTGAAAAGTGCGATCTCTCGCTAGAGCCGGAATTGACGGAGATTTTGGCCACCAGCCGGGATCCGGAGGAGCTAAAATACTACTGGGTTCAGTGGTACGACAAGGCTGGCACTCCAACCCGGAAGGACTTTGACAGCTACGTAGCCCTGAATGGGGAGGCTGCGCGGTTGAATAGTTGAGTTATTATCCGCACTTGTACTTCGTAcaactttaactaactttcGTTTTTCGACAGACTTTACATCGGGAGCGGAAGCCTGGCTGGATGCATACGAGGACGAAACCTTTGAAGCCCAAGTAGATGCAGCTATTGAAGAGATTAGACCGCTATACGAACAAATTCATGCCTATGTAAGACATCAGCTTCGCGAGCGATATGGAGATGCAGTAGTACCTGAGAAGGGTCCCATTCCGATGCATTTGTTGGGTAATATGTGGGCACAGACTTGGGACAATGTGGCAGATATAACCACGCCGTTCCCCAAGAGCCGCCAGCTGGACGTCACCGATGAGATGGTTACCCAGGGCTACGATTCCCTAAAGATGTTCCACATGGGTGATGAATTCTTCGTTTCCCTCAATATGACTAAACTACCTCAGTGAGCTTTAGTCTTTTTTAATGTATTCTGGGAAGttaacatttgattcatttcagaACTTTCTGGGAAAAGAGTATCCTGGAGAAACCAACCGACGGTCGTGAACTTGTTTGCCACGCCAGCGCCTGGGACTTTTACAAAACGGATGATGTTCGCATTAAACAGTGCACCCGAGTCACCATGGAGGACTTTTTCACCGTTCATCACGAGTTGGGCCACATTCAGTATTTCCTTCAATATCAACATCAACCCAGTGTCTTCCGGGAAGGCGCCAACCCTGGCTTCCATGAGGCCGTCGGAGATGTACTTTCACTGTCTGTTTCAACCCCAAAACATTTGGAGCGCATTGGTCTCCTGAAGGATTTCGTCCTGGACGATGACGCCAAAGTTAATCAGTTCTATCGTGCCGGTCTTGGGAAGCTGGTATTTCTGCCATTCGCTTACACCATCGATAAGTACCGCTGGGGAATCTTCCGGGGTGAAATCAAACCGGACGAGTACAACTGCAAGTTCTGGGAAATGCGAACCAAATTCTCCGGAATCGAACCACCGGTAGTGCGCAGCGAGCAAGACTTTGACGCACCGGCTAAGTATCATGTTTCGGCAGATGTCGAGTACCTGCGCTATCTGGTATCCTACATCGTTCAGTTCCAATTCCATCGGTCAGCCTGCGAACTGGCAGGAGAGTACGTGAAGGGTGATCCGGAAAAGACGGTGAACAACTGCGACATCTACCAGAGT encodes:
- the LOC131683014 gene encoding angiotensin-converting enzyme-like translates to MWFRFGDVLSLASLALVLVGVTAISQKRQQVDEDAELVALKYVNELEQEVLTRNNEATEASWAYESDINEENLKLRNEVQTRNANYFKEIARELRKFDYSSFKDEVLKRKIEKMTQLGYAALPEEKFTQLLDSISGMSENYATVKVCDYKIREKCDLSLEPELTEILATSRDPEELKYYWVQWYDKAGTPTRKDFDSYVALNGEAARLNNFTSGAEAWLDAYEDETFEAQVDAAIEEIRPLYEQIHAYVRHQLRERYGDAVVPEKGPIPMHLLGNMWAQTWDNVADITTPFPKSRQLDVTDEMVTQGYDSLKMFHMGDEFFVSLNMTKLPQTFWEKSILEKPTDGRELVCHASAWDFYKTDDVRIKQCTRVTMEDFFTVHHELGHIQYFLQYQHQPSVFREGANPGFHEAVGDVLSLSVSTPKHLERIGLLKDFVLDDDAKVNQFYRAGLGKLVFLPFAYTIDKYRWGIFRGEIKPDEYNCKFWEMRTKFSGIEPPVVRSEQDFDAPAKYHVSADVEYLRYLVSYIVQFQFHRSACELAGEYVKGDPEKTVNNCDIYQSVNAGNTIKEMLAMGSSKPWPDAMEVLTGQRKMSADALLEYFQPLYDWLVVENKRLGAYVGWELSDKCKSK